TTAGGTGGTGTATTTTGCCATGGGGATGCCCAAAATTGGGTTAACGCTTCTTGCTGAGTATCCCAAATTTCTTGTTTTGGCTTGCCATCCCAATCACCAAAATGGATTTCTTTAAAATCGGCATTCATCACAAGGGGACAACCGCTTTGCTCACTGTATTCTAAAGCAAACTTCCGGCAACGCAGCAAAGGTGAACTCAGCACCACATCGGGTAACTCACCACCATTAACGGCAGATCGCATTTGGTTTAGCCCTTCTGCTGTTAACAAAAAGTCGGTATGTCCACGAAAACACGCTTCTCCTTCAGGAAGACCGTGCCTGAGTAGCTCAATGTGCGTTGTTGTCACTTAGTTTACCCTTTCGGTAGGAATATCATAAGATAATGCTTTGATTTCAGTTTGATAAGCTGTATCACTCATTTTTCGTTATCCTGATGATTAGAAGAGAAAGTACTTCCATTCATTACATTCCCCGATGGTTAGCAACGAATTGGTTAAAAAAGAGCCACTCTATTTAGTGGCTCGTGTTTGTTACCTAATCGTGAGAACTAACCGCTACTCTTTACCGAATACGTTATTCTCTTGCTCTTGCACACGGATGAAAGTCGTACGCTTAGTTAGCTCTTTAAGCTTTGCGGCGCCTACGTATGTACACGTTGAACGTACGCCGCCAAGGATGTCTGAAATAGTGTCGTGCACGCTACCACGGAATGGCAATAATACTGTTTTACCTTCAGCTGCACGGTATTTAGCTACGCCACCAGAGTGTTTCGCCATTGCGCTTTCTGAAGACATGCCGTAGAACTTAGCAAAAATTGGCATTAATCATTTAAAATCAAAAAGTTAAATAAATGAAACTGTATATACCAACAGCAGTAATGAGCGATTTACACCTATAAATAACGCTATTTTACAATGTATGCCGCCATTTTTGCCGCCACTTTTGCGAGCCAACCAAGCCGCTTAATTACTGAGCATTTACACAGCAAATACATAGCGAGTAGAATATTTACTTACACCTAACCCAAACGCCTTTGCTTGCTGCGTCTGGATAGGTCAAGTTCGGGGGGAACTTGCCTCCCTATCTTCAATACGGGCTCTAGCGGGGTGATTTGGCTAACACT
This DNA window, taken from Vibrio tapetis subsp. tapetis, encodes the following:
- a CDS encoding histidine phosphatase family protein, whose amino-acid sequence is MTTTHIELLRHGLPEGEACFRGHTDFLLTAEGLNQMRSAVNGGELPDVVLSSPLLRCRKFALEYSEQSGCPLVMNADFKEIHFGDWDGKPKQEIWDTQQEALTQFWASPWQNTPPNGETVESYDQRIESAWAAMLEEHKGKKILLVTHGGVMKQIIRQVLQLAKNEVYLQRLTIPYAAKIKITVYHDSDGKLWPELHWPT